Proteins co-encoded in one Coxiella burnetii genomic window:
- the icmW gene encoding type IVB secretion system protein IcmW has translation MPDLSHKAVHQFWRDYKDPIIYRVISFMEGVEDWTMDGNPEIETALKELGKTLEDIGNIDLQQENAMINLVTHLKTGRGLRLLMCLDTAYPGAAAKVLMHAEEVSKSEIDTAGIFLKRNLVFERLRLLGRVFSPDRFKLILQTLEEGGL, from the coding sequence ATGCCAGATCTGTCGCATAAAGCCGTCCATCAATTTTGGCGCGATTATAAAGACCCTATTATCTACCGGGTTATCTCCTTCATGGAGGGCGTGGAAGATTGGACGATGGATGGCAATCCCGAGATCGAAACGGCTTTGAAGGAGCTAGGCAAGACCCTTGAAGATATCGGCAATATTGATCTACAGCAAGAAAATGCGATGATTAATTTAGTCACTCACCTTAAAACCGGGCGCGGCCTGCGCTTACTGATGTGTTTGGATACTGCCTACCCCGGCGCCGCTGCGAAAGTGCTTATGCACGCCGAAGAAGTATCAAAATCGGAAATAGACACCGCCGGTATTTTTCTGAAACGCAACTTGGTATTTGAACGGCTGCGGTTACTAGGCCGAGTTTTTTCACCGGACCGTTTTAAATTAATCTTACAAACTCTTGAGGAAGGTGGTTTATGA